The sequence AACGCCTCGAGTGCCTGGTTCGCTTCCGGGGTTCCAATCATACGCAATGCAAAAGCCGCATGATTTTGGACTTCTTCGGATTCATCATCAAGTGCCTTGACAAGAGCAGGCACCGCATCCGCTGCTGCGGCTTCCATTTTGGCAAGCGTGTACGCAGCATAAGACCGAACCTCATCTGACGGATCGTTCAAAGTATCAATAAGCGCAGGCATCGCACCAATTGCCGCAACCCCCATCAGATTGAGAGCGCGAGCTGCATATTCGCGGAACTCTTCATTGAGTTTGTCAGATAACGCTTCCACCAAAACTGGTATTGCGGGCTCCCCTATACGACTGAGTGTATCACTAAGAGCCAGTCCGTGGTGTCTCTCAGCTATCGCCATCTGATCAATGAGTGCCGGTATTGCAGGTTCGCCGATGGCAGCCAAGACCTCAGTGGTTTGATCGACCACATCTCCAAGATTATCGGCGAGTGCCTCAACGAGTTGTGGAATAGCGGGTTCGCCGATAGCGATCAATTCCTCTCTTGCGGCATCGCGGACATCGTCCTCCATATCCGACAAATCATCGATCAAGTCGGCTACGATGTGTTCGTTGTCCATCTATTCGCCTTTCTTAACATACGCCAACATCGTAATAAGACGGTCAGTTTGCTCGGGTCGCAAGTACTTATAAAACCATTCGGAAAACTCACGTTCGGCTCTGGTGAGTTCCGCCGTGAGGGCAGGGACGGTAGATTCACCGATTTTTGCCAATACCTCCGCAGCATGATTCGCCATCTGCTCCATATAAACAGGAATAGCGGATTCTTCAACGTGCGTGTAAAACTCGGCACCGTACCCAGAGATATGCCAACATTCCTGCGTCAGGACATCAATTAACTGCGGAATAGCCGGTTTGCCTATGGCAATCAATTCTGCTTTCGCGGTATCTCGAACGTTTTCGTCTATATGACCCAACATGACTATCAGATCAGCGATGTGGTGTTTGCTATGCATCGGTTCTCCTTTTTTGTTCTTCGAGGAGTGTAGTGAGGCGTTCCGTTTGTTCTCGGCGCAATCGTTTATAGACGCGCTCCGAGATCTCTTGCTTCTCGTACTTATCATCGAGATGCGTGATAAATTCAAGCCGTACGACGCGGACATGTTCATGATCTTCTGGCTTCAATTTGCGAAGCCAGCCTGCGTCTGCAGGCGGTGCGGTGTCAGCGGTATCAGACGTGGTATCCTCATTTGCTGTGCGGAGCTTAAAAAGAGCAGCGACGAAGAATCCACCGGCTAATGCCGCCGCGACAGCAATAAGCACCAACTGCCCCATGTTAGAAGTTTGCCCAGGTAAAGCACCACGGACAGGACCCATGTCTACATTAAGTGCTAAGTCAACCGTCGTGCCAGCAGCAAACGCTTTCGGCGCAGTGCTTTGATATATAAGATAAATATTATTGTGAATCTGTTCGCGCTTTGGGGCACCGAAAAACTTCGCACGCGGCGCAAAGTCGACACCCTCTGGGACAAAGAATAGGAATTCTGCTGTCGCAAAATTTAAGCGACGCGATAAATCCAATCTGTCTTTTTCGACGTGGAAAATGTAAGTATAGCCTAAATGAGTTTCCCCGGGCGGTAACGGCGTTGTGAGAATGGCTTGATTGGTAGCAGGGTCCATCGTGAGTTCCGTTGACCTATGTGGCTGAAAACCCTCAGTTCTTTCCGGGAGCGTTAAATGCAATCCAACCGTTTGGGCACCGTACGTCGTTCTAAAGGGTAAGTCGCTCCGGTTTTCAATCCCAATCGCTTCAATAACTGTGACGGCACCATCTGGTGCATGGTCCGGAGGTGGAGCTGCAATGACGAAACTATGCGATTTGACACGGATTTGCGTTTTGTCCTCTGTAAATCCCCCGATTTCAAAATCAATTTTGATACTCGAAGCCCAAGTGGATAAAACCACGTCCTTCTCGGTATAGTTCGTTCCTTCATGAACCGTAGAAACCGTATAGTGGACACTCGGATCAAGGGGTAAATTCCCGAAACGATAGTTCCCATTTTCATCCGTCACCGTTTCTTGGGACTCAGTAGCGTCCGCCTTATGGATAGTGAGCGTTACGGGGTGCGCGCCGAGAGGTTTGTCATTCTTTTTATCAATAACCGCGCCTTGAATATCGCCCGATTCCGTCGTTTGCGCGTAGGGAGAAAGAAGTGGAAAAAGAAGGAACAGCGCAACCACCAACAGGCTATACATCCACCACACGGTGATATCGTGAATTTGCGAATTGCCCTGTGGATTGCTATATGAGGATATATGCGTGTACATGTTATGTTCCACGTTGTTGCTGTTTGAATCTTTCAATTTCTGCTTCTACATCCGACAGAGACTCATTTTCGAGTTGTGTGATGACCTGTGCAGTCTCTTGTAGGAGTTCCTCACGTAATGCTTGGTAGTCAGCATTTGAGAGTTTTCCGGTTTCGTAATCTTCGTCGAGATCTGCCAGTGCAGCGTAGCTGTTTTCACGTTCCTGAACGAGGGCGCGCCGCCGTTCTTCGATTATATCTTCAGACGTTGCAGCAAATTGTGAACCTGTTTTCGAAAAAATTGGAAGTCCCAGATACACAAGCAGTGCGATTCCGAGAATTATCATCCATAAAATCACGAGAAAAGACATGAAACATCCATTCTGAAGCGCACGCGAGGCATCTATACTGCCAAAAAATCGCCGTGCTTAGTTTTGCCGTTTGTACCTTTCCAATTCGGCTTCAACCTGTTTCACGGTTGCATCGGAGACCTGTTGGCTTGAATCTTGAGACACATGACTTGCCACCGGCTTCTGCTTTGACTTTCGGAGCACGGCAAAGGCAACACCACCGATGAGGACAAGAATGACAGCGGGCATGATATAGGCAATTAGATTAATACCTTCTGCGGGCATGACAGCGTAATATTGCGGTCCGAATGTGTCAAGGTAGTTGGTGCGAATCTGATCGACCGTTTGACCCGCGAGCAACCGATTACGGAAATCCTTTTCAATCATTACCGCCGTGTCGCACACACACACTTCGATCGTCTCCCGCTCGCAACCACAATAACAGTAGACTGTGGTCAGCAACTCCTCCAATTTAGATGCAATCGCGTCATCGTTGACATCTTTCGATTCTACAGTGCGAGGTGTCTCTGTCTGCGCGTACGTAATAACAGTAAAACTGCAAGCGATGGAAAGCACAACAATCCACACAAAATTAGGAATCGTAGCGTTGTTGGACATTGCAATGTGTTCACATCTTCCAGTTTTCATGGCCTTATCCCTAACGCATCAAGCCTCTCCATTACGTTCAGATTTCTCAGCGATCGCAACGATTCCGCCCAACACCATTACAGCAACGCCGATCCAGACAACGCTAATGAGAGGATTGTAATATGCTTGCACGTTTACAACGCCGCCTGTTTTAACATCCGGTGGGATGGTGCCGAGGGCGATATAAAAGTCGTTGACACCGAAGTGACGGATGGCAGATTCTATCGTATCCTGTTCCCCCTGTCCCGTCTTGTAATAGAAATGGCGTGCGGGTTCCATCGTCCCTATCTGTTTTCCGTTCTTTGCGACATGAAAAATAACACCCGTTCGGCGATAGTTGGCGAATTCTTTCTCAAACGAATCTTTCATTGTGAGCTGAAACTGCCCAACGTCCATCGATTCCCCCATTCTCAAGCCTTTAGATTCCAATAAAAAATAGCCCTTTGATCCCATAATACCTATATAAAGAATCACAATGCCGATGTGGATGATGTAACCCCCATATCGTCTTTTATTTCGTTGAATAAGGAGGTTCAAGCCGTTGAGGAAGGAGGTCTCCTGTCGTTTGGCACGGAGTTTCGCACCCCGATAAAATTCAGCAAAGATTGCCACAATCACGAAGGCACTTGCGAAAACACAGAGCACCGAATAGAGAGGAGAAGTCGTCCCTCTTAATACCAGAAATCCCCACGTCAACGCACCTCCGATCAAACCGATAACAAGCGGCAACAGAAACATCCGCTGAAAGTTATTAGCGGTAATCTTTTTCCATGAGACAATCGGTCCCGCTCCTGTGAGAAAAAGGAGCAATAATCCCGGAATAATAACAACTTGGTTAAAGAATGCTTCAGGAACGGAGGATTTTTCGCCGTTAATCGCCTCGGAGATAATCGGCCACAACGTGCCCCAAAGAATAATTAGTGTTAACCCGACAAGGAGCCAATTATTCAGAACAAACGCACTCTCACGAGAGAGAAGTGATTCCAAGCGGTTGGCACTCTTCAGCCGTTTCCAACGATAGATGATGAGTCCAATCACGCCTGCAGTCGAAGTCAAGATGAAGCCTAAGAAATACCCGCCAATGTCAGATTGTGCAAAAGCATGGACCGATGAAATGATTCCACTTCGCGTGATGAAAGTCCCCAACAGTGTGAATTGGAACGCAAGCGTAATCAGGAGGATATTCCACAGTTTGAGCATATTCCGCTTCTCTTGAATCATCACCGAATGCAGATATGCGGTGCCGAGGAGCCACGGCATAAAAGAGGCGTTTTCAACCGGGTCCCATGCCCAATAACCGCCCCATCCCAACTCACGATACGCCCAATTGCCACCAAGGGTGATGCCGATGGTCAAAACGATCCATGAGAACAACGTCCATCTACGCGAGCGGAGTATCCAAGCACTGCCGACTCTACCGGATGCAAGCGCACCCACAGCAAAAGCGAACGGCACTGTTAGACCAATCCAACCCACATATAACGTCGGTGGATGGAATGCCATACTTGGCGTCTGGAGGAGCGGGTTCATACCCGCACCATCAGGTGCCATTTGGCCATTGGGGAAGCGGGCGAGTGGGTTGTAAACCCCTTCGATTAAGCCAGTGACGAGTATAATGAAAAACAGTTGTACGACTGCAATAGGAATCAGGGCGTAATCCGAGAGGGTATCATTTGTTTCTCTATTGTATCGGTGATTTTGCCAGACAACAATCGCGCTGGCGAGCGTCAGCAACCAGAGCCAGAAGAGAAGTGATCCCGACATTCGTCCCCAAAGGGCGGTGATTTTATAGAGGAGGGGTTGCGCGGCACTTGATACCTCAACGACATAGCGCATCGAGAAATCGTCGGTTACAAAACCGTAGATTAAGGCACCGGTCGCGATACTAATGAGAATGAAGGTGGCAATAACGGCGTTTCTGCCGCTCCGGATGGCGTTCTGATTTCGCGTGCGTAGCCCGAAGCAGAGAAAGCCAATCGACCACAAGCCAGAGAGCACAGAGAGAAATATAGCGGCTTGTCCAATTTCCGCAGTCATTCGTTGCTGTGCCTCCTTAAAAAAGTGTTGTTGAACATATTGTTAAGGTGTTGTTTATCCTTCACTCCGAGATATAAGAGGTCTCATTCGTGGGAGTGGCACTTTCTGCTCCCTCGTATTTCGAGGCACACTTCGTCATGAGTTTAGATGCGACAATAAGGTTCTGCGTTGCATCGTATTTGCCTTCTACGAAAACGCTGCCCCCATCCGTAAAATTGTCCGGTTTAAGCCGATCCTTGTAAATCACGTTGACTCTTGCCGCAGTTTCACGGTCCCGCACAGCAAAGGTGAGCTTAAAATTAGCAGCATCCCATTCGGAACTGCCTTCTGCAATGAGCCCATCAACCTGGACCTGTTGATCGTTCATTTTGTTCCCGTCTGCCGCAAGCGCAGCGGGTGTGAAGTGCCGAACACTTGTCCTTTTAATGCCAACCATCATTAAAAGTGCTATACCACATAACAAAACGACGCTCGCCGCAATCACTTTAAGCCTTCTCTGTTTTTGCACTTGGACCTCCTCCATCAACGAAAACCAGTAGACGTGATTTGGCGCAACTTGAAAGCCAAATCTTGCTGTTATAAAGTTTACCGTACTGACGAAATGAATTCCTCTCTTTAAAATAATACTTGATTTTACATGCAAAATCAAGTTAAAATAGAATTTAATGTATTTGAAACTTTTAGTTTGCGCCCTCACAAGCACAATTTAACAGATTATACTACGAAAATAGCAACTTGCGTTAAAAAAGGAAGGTCAAATCCCAAACCCATTCGCTTTAACCGCAAGGAAACTTAAAAATATGAACTGGCAACATCATCCATGGACAGGTGTATTTCCGGCGACACTCTGCCCTTTTCATGAAAATGAATCCATTGACGAAGTCGGATTGCGTCAGTATATGCAGGAACTCGCAAGCGTCCCGGGGATAAAAGGGGTTGTCTGTAATGGACACACCGGCGAAATTATGTCTCTCCGCTTGCATGAAAGACAGCGCGTTACGCAAATTACCGCTGACGCCGTTGGTGATCGCGTCAAAGTCGTTTCAGGTGTGAGCGCAGAAGGGAGTCTCCCAGCGATTGATGACGCACTCGCGGCGAAGGAAGCCGGGGCGGATGCCATCCTGTTAATGCCAGCGCACCACTGGTTGCGTTTTGGACGGACACCTGAAACCGCAGTCGGTTACTTTCAAGATGTCGCCGAAGGCGCAGATATACCGATCATTGTTCATCAATACCCCGCATGGACAAAGGCAGGATACAGCCTTGAAGAGATGTTAGAAATGGTGAAGATCCCACAGGTTATCTGCATTAAAATGGGCACCCGTGACATGGCGCGCTGGCGGTGGGACTATGAACAGTTGAAAGAAGCCGCACCCGACGTACCCATCTTGACCTGTCACGATGAATACCTGCTCGCCTCCTTACTCGAAGGAAGTGATGGTGCACTCATCGGATTCGCAGGGTTTGTCCCGGAGTTGATGGTGGATGTCGTCCACGCCGCACTCAACAACGATCTCATCGGTGCACGGAAGGCGCGTAGCCAAGTAGACGCGCTGGCACGCATCGTCTATAACTTCGGCGAACCGAGCAGTGACGCGCATCAGCGAATGAAATGTGCTCGCTGGTTGATGGGCAGATTCCCCTCAATGACAATGCGCCGCCCCCTGCGTCAATTGTCCACCGCCGAAGTCGATAAAATCCGAACACGTCTTGAAGAGACCGGTTATCAGTGCATCAATTAAATTTCTTAGAAACCCGCCCATTGACAGGTATTGGGGCTTGATGCAAGTTGCGACCTCGCGAGGCGTACCAAGGCCCTTAAGCTCAAAAAAACCAAGCCCGTAATGTAATAGAGGGCGATTTCTAAGAAAAGCGTGTTAAAGTTCAATATCACGTTGTTTAACCGCAAGGTAAAATTATAGTAAAGTCAATAATTAAAGAGACATTTCAGTGATTGTGGAAACCAACCTTCGTAGGGGGTTTTTGCTTGGGTGTTTCTTCGTAGGTTCCCTCGCCCGCTGTGGAGTGTCTCATTAATTCTGAGATCCACTATAAAAAACCGCAAGGAATGTTTAAAAAATGGGACGTCTCAGATACGCCTTAATTGGCCACGGTAGACGCGGCGCATCGCACCTATCGACAGCCGCCACCCTAAAGGACACTTTCGAAATAGTTGCTGTGTGTGATGCACATGCGGAATCCGCAGAAACAGGCGCGGCGCGGTTCGGCGTTAAAGCCTACACCGATGTCCGGAAAATGATCGATGAGATATCGCCGGATGTCTGCGATGTCGTTGTTCCCGTGCCGCTCCATCACGTCGTTTCCTGTTACCTCTCCCGATGTGGCATTCCGCATAACGTAGAGACAGGGCTTGCACCAACACTCGGTTTGATGGATATGATGATAGCCGACGCTGCCGAGAATGGCGTCAAACTCCAAACATCGGAAAATTTCCCTTTCGTCCCTGTGGAACAGTTCGTCTGTAAACTCATTAAGGAAGGCGTCATTGGAAAAGTTCACAAGTGCTACCGGCTCTTTTCTACAACCGGCTACCACGGTCTCGCCGCGATACGGTGTCGCATGGATGCCGCACCAATAACAGTCAGCAGCATGGCACATACAATGCCTGTTGCACCTTACATTGACAGGGCGAAACGAGATCACAATCGGGAAGGTCTTGAGTTTTACGCCATAGATTTTGAGAACGGCGGAATCGGCATTGCCATGGTAGGCAATAAGAACGGCTGCCTCGGACGGAATAAACTTGTCGGTTTCGAGACGTGCGGGGAGCGCGGCACGATTATCACCAACGGGAATCAAGGTGCTACCGGTGGTGAAACCGTCAATGTTTGCACAGACGAAGACCTTACATTAAACAGCGGAAGAGCACAGACATACGAATTTCAGAGAGAATATAGTGAAAATGGCACTTTGCAACGTATCTTCGTGGCGCTTCCCGAATCTTTGGGCGGCACTGTAGAGTGGGTGAATCCTTACCGGCGGACAGATATTTCAGAGACAGGTATCTCACTGGCGACGATGCTTGATGGCATTGCACGCGCTGTCCGAGAAGATACACAACCGCTGTGGACAGGCGAAATGGGCAGAGCGGATCAGGAGATGGTGATTGCCGCACATCGGTCAATCGAAATGAATCGACAACCTATCGAACTCCCGCTTGAACCTGACGCTGCTGAAGAAGAGGCGTTCGACCGCGATTTCGAAGTCCAGTTTGGTGTTCATCCCCGCACGGATATCGAAAAAGCGTTACAGGCTAATTTCAAAGCACGTTAGCTGGAATGCCTCCAACCAAGGTAGGTGCGGTTTCTAACCGCACCGAGTCTGAAACAAGAGTCCTTTGTCGGCGCGGGCACCTATACCCGAATCCGATAATTTTATTTATAAGATGGCTTGTAACAATATCTTAAGTGTTTGCAGAGGTAAGAGATGAAAGAAATTAAAATCGGATTTATCGGATGTGGCGGCAATGCGAATGGGCACATGAACCAATTAGCCGAGATCGACGGCGCGCGGGTTGTAGCAGTGTGCGACATTCAAGCAGAACGAGCGCAAAGCGCCGCCGAGAGCCATAACGCAGATTCCTACACCGCACATCAAGCCCTCCTCGAACGGGATGATTTGGATGCCGTCTATCTGAGCCTCCCAGTTTTTGCACATCGACAGCCAGAACTTGACGTCATTGAGCGAGGCTTACCCTTTTTCGTTGAGAAGCCTGTCGCTATTAATATGGAGATCGCCCGTGAGGTCGAAGCCGCCGTGGCGAATGCTGGACTCATCACATGTGTCGGCTATCAACTCCGTTACCTCGGTTCGACACAAATAACACAGCAGATCCTACAGGGCAGAACGATTAACATGGTCGTCGGCAAGTACTGGTGCAGCACCGGGCACGGCGACCCGAACGCATGGCTCCGGCAGATGGGCAGGTCCGGCGGTCAACTCGTCGAACAAGCCACACATACCATCGATATGATGCGTTACATGGGCGGCGAAGTGGAAACCGTCTATGCCATGCAGGCAAACCGGTTTCTCAAAGAGACGGATTGTCCCGACGCCAATAGCGTCGCTCTCCAGTTTTCGAGTGGTGCCGTCGGTTCGTTGACGGCTACTTGGGCGTATGCAGGCGACTGGGCGAACGCGAATGTCTTGGATCTATTGTATGAGGAAGAGTTGTTGAATTGGAATCCATCAAGGGTCTTGGTTCAGGAAGATGGCGAATGGGTGGATAAGACAGAACCGAGCCCCACAATTGATGAGGTCTTCGTGGACGCAGTGCGAAGTGGGGATGCTTCTTCAATCTTGAGTCCGTATAGCGATGCAGTCAAGACACTCGCAATATCGCTGGCAGCAAACCAATCCGCGCAAGAAAACCGACCCATAGCCATCTCAGAGATTCTTGACCAGTGATTTTTGTGACTCATGTGATTTTCCATGATTAGGGTTAGTGGTTCCCATGAGGCATTGTCCATTCAATCAGAGTCAATCACTAAATCAGTTAAATCACAGTTCAGACCTGTTCCTTAATTTTTGTGATTTACTGTGATGATGAAATCGCCGATAATCATATAAATCATAGTTCAGACCTATTTTAAAAGGAATTAATTATGTCGCAAACTTCGTCGAAATATCGTGTCGCAATTGTCGGATGTGGCGGTATCTCTAACGCACACGGCAACGCCTGGCGAAATTTACCAGAAATTGAAATTGTAGGGGCATGCGATGCGCAATTTGAACCGCTCAAACGCTTTGCCACCGAATATAACATTCAGAATACCTACAACGACCTCCGACAGATGCTGGAGAAACAGCAACCCGATGTCTTAGTGATTGCAACGTGGCCCTCAAGCCACCTTAAAAATCTCTTGGAGGCAGTCCGGTGTGGCGTCAAAGGAATTCTCGTTGAAAAACCGATTGCGGTGAACGCCACGCAATTGGAGCAGATGATTCAGGTTACAGAACGCGCCGATATCCGATTAATGGAAGCCTTCATGTATCGGCACCATCCGTTGACGCTCGCCGTGAAACAGAAGGTTGAGGAAGGCGCAATCGGAGAGGTCCGCTACGCCCGTTCCACTTTCTCAACAGGACTCACAGACCGGCAAAATTGGCGATTAAGAGGCGATCTTGGCGGTGGTGCCGTTATGGATTTAGGCTGTTATTGCATCAACATCATGCGTTATCTCATTGGACAAGAACCGCAATCCGTATGGGCAACCGGCAAATTTGAATCAGTTAACAACGTCTGGGAAACGCTGATTGGAACTTTGGACTTCGGCGATGGCATTACGGCGCAATTGGATTGTAGTTTCGGTTGGACGTGGCGCGAATCTTATGAAGTCGCCGGAACGGAGGGAACACTCTTTGTTCACAGTGCGTGGGGCAACTCGGAGGGCGAATCCCATTTTATCGTAAACGGCGAAACGATTCGTGTTGCTAAGGGGGTCAACCCCTACGCCGCTGAGATTTTGGATCTCTGTCAAGCCGTCGAGACCGGCGCACCAACCCGCTTACCCATATCGGACGCCCTTGGAAATATGCGCGTCATCGACGCATTACACGAATCTGCAGGCACAGGTCAGTGTATTAAGATCCCTTAAATTACCCTTGTTGCAATCGCTGTTTGAATGATCATTATCGATTAGGATGTAAGGAGAGAGGCTTTTAGGACCGGACGGAGGGCGTAATTATCCCCAGGAATCGCTTAGTTTCACCAGAAACCCGATTGACCTGTAAGGTCAATCGGTCCAGAGGCCCAATACTTAAAAGATGTTTGAGAAGATGATGAAGTACCCCATCGACGTTTTCCGAGAGGGAAATTTCTCGTTCGGGGTACCATTACCAGGGCTTCTTATAGCCGTTCTACTCGTCGCACTTTTTGTGGCTACAATATGGGCATATCGGAGCACCCAAGGACGTACCCCACGCGCCTTCCGGGGTTTCCTCATTTTTCTCCGCACGATTGTCCTCTGTCTGCTTGCCTTCTGCCTCCTGAAACCCTTTCTCACAATTTATCAAACAAACCCCGATGATTCCTATCTGTTGGTGATGGTCGATCGCTCTAAAAGCATGCAGATTACCGATGCTACTGATGCAGCGACACGGTTGCACCGCGTCAACGACCTCCTCTTTTCGGAAGAGGAGGGACTCCTTGAAAAACTGAATGCTAAATTCAAAGTCAGATTCTTTGCGTTTGACACGACGGCAAAACGGGTTCCGAATGAAACATTGACCCAAGCAGAAGGGGAAAGTACAGACATACCACAGGCGTTCAACGAAGCACTCGATGACTTGCAAGGGATCCCACTCTCCGGAGCCGTCCTGTTGACCGACGGTGTGGACAGAAGTGGCGTTGATGTCGTAAAGTTCGCAATGCAAATCCGAGAGCGGAAACTCCCTATCCATACCGTTGGCATTGGCGCAGAAGAGGGCAATCCAGATCTGGAACTGGTCAAGGTCGATGTACCCCGGACCGCAGAAGAGGATTTCCCTGTCAATGTATGGGTAACGCTGCAACGGAAGGGGTTCAAGGGAAAGAAGGTGAACGTCCAATTGACACACAACGGACGCGTCCTGAAAACCGAGTCCGTTGACATGGACGAAGGTGCCTCTTGGATGTCGCAGCTCAGCGGAACAGATTCGGCGTCTGATACCAAAACGGAACGCGTCTTGCTTAAATTTATCCCGCGCGAAGCCGGCACCCAAAAATTTGAAGTCCATGCAGAGTTAGGAGAAATGGAAGCAGTCCCACAAAACAACACGAAA comes from Candidatus Poribacteria bacterium and encodes:
- a CDS encoding carboxypeptidase regulatory-like domain-containing protein, translating into MYTHISSYSNPQGNSQIHDITVWWMYSLLVVALFLLFPLLSPYAQTTESGDIQGAVIDKKNDKPLGAHPVTLTIHKADATESQETVTDENGNYRFGNLPLDPSVHYTVSTVHEGTNYTEKDVVLSTWASSIKIDFEIGGFTEDKTQIRVKSHSFVIAAPPPDHAPDGAVTVIEAIGIENRSDLPFRTTYGAQTVGLHLTLPERTEGFQPHRSTELTMDPATNQAILTTPLPPGETHLGYTYIFHVEKDRLDLSRRLNFATAEFLFFVPEGVDFAPRAKFFGAPKREQIHNNIYLIYQSTAPKAFAAGTTVDLALNVDMGPVRGALPGQTSNMGQLVLIAVAAALAGGFFVAALFKLRTANEDTTSDTADTAPPADAGWLRKLKPEDHEHVRVVRLEFITHLDDKYEKQEISERVYKRLRREQTERLTTLLEEQKRRTDA
- a CDS encoding HEAT repeat domain-containing protein, with product MDNEHIVADLIDDLSDMEDDVRDAAREELIAIGEPAIPQLVEALADNLGDVVDQTTEVLAAIGEPAIPALIDQMAIAERHHGLALSDTLSRIGEPAIPVLVEALSDKLNEEFREYAARALNLMGVAAIGAMPALIDTLNDPSDEVRSYAAYTLAKMEAAAADAVPALVKALDDESEEVQNHAAFALRMIGTPEANQALEAFRQT
- a CDS encoding Gfo/Idh/MocA family oxidoreductase, which encodes MSQTSSKYRVAIVGCGGISNAHGNAWRNLPEIEIVGACDAQFEPLKRFATEYNIQNTYNDLRQMLEKQQPDVLVIATWPSSHLKNLLEAVRCGVKGILVEKPIAVNATQLEQMIQVTERADIRLMEAFMYRHHPLTLAVKQKVEEGAIGEVRYARSTFSTGLTDRQNWRLRGDLGGGAVMDLGCYCINIMRYLIGQEPQSVWATGKFESVNNVWETLIGTLDFGDGITAQLDCSFGWTWRESYEVAGTEGTLFVHSAWGNSEGESHFIVNGETIRVAKGVNPYAAEILDLCQAVETGAPTRLPISDALGNMRVIDALHESAGTGQCIKIP
- a CDS encoding cytochrome c maturation protein CcmE, yielding MEEVQVQKQRRLKVIAASVVLLCGIALLMMVGIKRTSVRHFTPAALAADGNKMNDQQVQVDGLIAEGSSEWDAANFKLTFAVRDRETAARVNVIYKDRLKPDNFTDGGSVFVEGKYDATQNLIVASKLMTKCASKYEGAESATPTNETSYISE
- a CDS encoding Gfo/Idh/MocA family oxidoreductase, with the translated sequence MKEIKIGFIGCGGNANGHMNQLAEIDGARVVAVCDIQAERAQSAAESHNADSYTAHQALLERDDLDAVYLSLPVFAHRQPELDVIERGLPFFVEKPVAINMEIAREVEAAVANAGLITCVGYQLRYLGSTQITQQILQGRTINMVVGKYWCSTGHGDPNAWLRQMGRSGGQLVEQATHTIDMMRYMGGEVETVYAMQANRFLKETDCPDANSVALQFSSGAVGSLTATWAYAGDWANANVLDLLYEEELLNWNPSRVLVQEDGEWVDKTEPSPTIDEVFVDAVRSGDASSILSPYSDAVKTLAISLAANQSAQENRPIAISEILDQ
- a CDS encoding dihydrodipicolinate synthase family protein, with protein sequence MNWQHHPWTGVFPATLCPFHENESIDEVGLRQYMQELASVPGIKGVVCNGHTGEIMSLRLHERQRVTQITADAVGDRVKVVSGVSAEGSLPAIDDALAAKEAGADAILLMPAHHWLRFGRTPETAVGYFQDVAEGADIPIIVHQYPAWTKAGYSLEEMLEMVKIPQVICIKMGTRDMARWRWDYEQLKEAAPDVPILTCHDEYLLASLLEGSDGALIGFAGFVPELMVDVVHAALNNDLIGARKARSQVDALARIVYNFGEPSSDAHQRMKCARWLMGRFPSMTMRRPLRQLSTAEVDKIRTRLEETGYQCIN
- a CDS encoding heme lyase CcmF/NrfE family subunit: MTAEIGQAAIFLSVLSGLWSIGFLCFGLRTRNQNAIRSGRNAVIATFILISIATGALIYGFVTDDFSMRYVVEVSSAAQPLLYKITALWGRMSGSLLFWLWLLTLASAIVVWQNHRYNRETNDTLSDYALIPIAVVQLFFIILVTGLIEGVYNPLARFPNGQMAPDGAGMNPLLQTPSMAFHPPTLYVGWIGLTVPFAFAVGALASGRVGSAWILRSRRWTLFSWIVLTIGITLGGNWAYRELGWGGYWAWDPVENASFMPWLLGTAYLHSVMIQEKRNMLKLWNILLITLAFQFTLLGTFITRSGIISSVHAFAQSDIGGYFLGFILTSTAGVIGLIIYRWKRLKSANRLESLLSRESAFVLNNWLLVGLTLIILWGTLWPIISEAINGEKSSVPEAFFNQVVIIPGLLLLFLTGAGPIVSWKKITANNFQRMFLLPLVIGLIGGALTWGFLVLRGTTSPLYSVLCVFASAFVIVAIFAEFYRGAKLRAKRQETSFLNGLNLLIQRNKRRYGGYIIHIGIVILYIGIMGSKGYFLLESKGLRMGESMDVGQFQLTMKDSFEKEFANYRRTGVIFHVAKNGKQIGTMEPARHFYYKTGQGEQDTIESAIRHFGVNDFYIALGTIPPDVKTGGVVNVQAYYNPLISVVWIGVAVMVLGGIVAIAEKSERNGEA
- a CDS encoding cytochrome c-type biogenesis protein CcmH; translation: MKTGRCEHIAMSNNATIPNFVWIVVLSIACSFTVITYAQTETPRTVESKDVNDDAIASKLEELLTTVYCYCGCERETIEVCVCDTAVMIEKDFRNRLLAGQTVDQIRTNYLDTFGPQYYAVMPAEGINLIAYIMPAVILVLIGGVAFAVLRKSKQKPVASHVSQDSSQQVSDATVKQVEAELERYKRQN